The following are from one region of the Elgaria multicarinata webbii isolate HBS135686 ecotype San Diego chromosome 13, rElgMul1.1.pri, whole genome shotgun sequence genome:
- the LOC134407991 gene encoding cdc42 effector protein 2-like, with translation MPAKTPIYLKTSTPKRGRKLRLRDVLSSDMISPPLGDFRHSAHIGLDGEGDMFGELSFLQGKYDLLPHLGRGGGGSSSGLAEESFGRCSAGASYRTLLKSAVSLPMFSGPQGQDQAPPKPPRLHLEEMPSGGQQRSMSVSCASEDCFRSSSSAEGLSFSARGRYDPLLLASSASFSAPPPEDCFVGISSYCVDSRECPCGTELPRSESLLRLDLDLGPSILDDVLRIMEEYQQPVPKAL, from the coding sequence ATGCCAGCCAAGACCCCCATCTACCTGAAGACGTCGACCCCCAAGCGGGGCAGGAAGCTGCGTCTGCGCGACGTGCTGTCCAGCGACATGATCAGCCCCCCGCTGGGCGATTTCCGGCACAGCGCCCACATCGGCCTGGATGGGGAGGGCGATATGTTTGGGGAGCTCTCCTTCCTGCAGGGCAAGTATGACCTGCTGCCCCATCTAGGccgcggcggcggtggcagctccTCAGGGCTGGCAGAAGAGTCCTTTGGCCGCTGTTCAGCTGGTGCCAGCTACCGCACCCTCCTGAAGAGCGCCGTCTCTTTGCCCATGTTCAGCGGGCCCCAGGGCCAGGATCAGGCCCCGCCCAAGCCACCGCGCCTGCACCTGGAGGAGATGCCCAGCGGAGGGCAGCAGCGCTCCATGTCAGTGAGCTGCGCTAGCGAGGACTGCttccgcagcagcagcagtgccgaGGGCCTCTCCTTCTCTGCCAGGGGCCGCTATGACCCCCTGCTGCtggcctcctccgcctccttctcTGCGCCCCCGCCAGAGGACTGTTTCGTGGGAATCAGCAGCTATTGCGTGGACAGCCGGGAATGCCCCTGCGGCACAGAACTGCCCCGCTCAGAGTCTCTGCTGCGGCTGGACCTTGACCTGGGCCCCTCCATTTTGGACGACGTCCTGCGCATCATGGAGGAATACCAACAGCCTGTCCCTAAAGCCCTGTAG
- the ZC3H4 gene encoding zinc finger CCCH domain-containing protein 4 isoform X4, with product MESKNYPIYEEYENEGYCDYEGEDDEDMGKEEYDDFAKELNQYRRAKEGSHRGRAGGRGRGRGYRGRGRGGMRGRSMGRGSRGRGRGGEHPEEEEEEMYEEEMEYCEGEEPVGEEGYDDYSKELNQYRRSKEGRGRGMGRGRGRGSRGRGGKGMGRGRGHRGRGGGMGKGGGMNEEDDYYDNDMGDGGGGSGNYRRNDHDKSHQQSDKKGKVICKYFVEGRCTWGEHCNFSHDIELPKKRELCKFYITGYCARAENCPYMHGDFPCKLFHTTGNCINGDDCMFSHEPLTDETRELLDKMLADDAEAGAEDEKEVEELKKQGINPLPKPPPGVGLLPTPPRPPGPPAPTSPNGRPMPGGPPAPPPPPPLPPPGPPQMPPPLHEPLSPQQLQQQQDMYKKIPSLFEIVVRPTGQLAEKLGVRHPGMSPPRFPGPGHPDLPPDLPPDMIPDMLPDMCPDMPMGPGMNSGPPMGPGLPMMPFGPEEMPPGPPAQDFYDNFYPHPEGLEMDPSLMGGPEGGYGSYEEMHELPGENVFPDPSLEPDPFCDGGVSRLQNPPSNVPDFLPSTQRALYLRIQHKQQEEEERARRQAAEGCKQEREHEEGDTGNWYSSDEDDGSSSVSSILKTLRQQSSSRTHEDPANNASPALGRTDPRLQKNQPSGSGRPADPRLLRDPRLSRNAEPSALPGAGDVGPTDPRLARHALPSAPKPDPLRSSPTAGQKAAAVPEEEEGEQRALRDKPVTIPLDALPSHTLRDPRSQLQQFSHIKKDLLLLKPSFARLVLWSPEDLIPLPVPKQEFVPVPPALQPLPALDPRLNRPQNTSLADPRQRVAAPAEPAASPGSSLPDFELLSRILKTVNAAGGSPGPSDKPSDPRTRKAPADPRLLKTSEPAPSGGPSKPTDAAGTPLPAGPVAGSEAAAPSIAPYDPRLLTAGGLSRGPGQSSVLSGISLYDPRTPSSGGKAAECAGEGSPAAKASDGSKSGGRGKEPLFVRRSALDQLEMEKPSAEPATDRYNSYNRPRPKVAAAAATATATLATETATQPGVHNLPVPPVYGMVKQAAKSGAGSPFAGNSPAQEGDLQDAGSLKDVFKGFDPTASPFCQ from the exons ATGGAGAGCAAGAACTACCCCATATATGAGGAATATGAGAATGAGGGCTATTGTGACTATGAGGGAGAGGATGATGAAGACATGGGGAAAGAAGAGTATGATGACTTCGCGAAGGAGCTGAACCAATATCGGAGGGCAAAGGAGGGGTCGCACAGGGGGCGAG CAGGAGGTCGTGGCCGAGGACGAGGCTACCGTGGCCGTGGAAGAGGAGGGATGAGAGGAAGAAGCATGGGTCGAGGTAGCCGtggcaggggaagaggaggagagcaccctgaggaggaggaggaggaaatgtatGAAGAGGAAATGGAG TATTGTGAAGGAGAAGAGCCCGTGGGCGAGGAGGGATACGACGACTACTCCAAGGAACTGAACCAGTATCGCAGaagcaaggaggggaggggcagag GCATGGGGCGTGGCCGAGGGCGTGGCTCCAGGGGGCGAGGAGGCAAGGGCATGGGCCGAGGAAGAGGCCaccgaggaagaggaggaggcatggGCAAAGGAGGCGGGATGAACGAAGAGGACGACTACTACGACAACGACATGGGG gatggtggcggtggcagtggaAATTACAGGCGGAACGACCACGATAAGTCCCACCAGCAATCAGATAAGAAAGGGAAAGTTATCTGCAAATATTTTGTAGAGGGACGTTGCACCTGG GGGGAACACTGCAACTTCAGCCATGATATTGAGCTACCAAAGAAACGGGAACTGTGCAAGTTTTACATCACTGGTTACTGCGCCAGAGCTGAGAACTGTCCCTACATGCACG GGGACTTCCCTTGTAAGCTCTTTCACACGACGGGGAATTGCATCAACGGGGATGACTGCATGTTCTCCCATGAGCCACTCACTGATGAAACACGGGAGCTTCTGGATAAG ATGTTGGCGGATGATGCTGAGGCAGGAGCAGAAGACGAGAAGGAAGTGGAGGAGCTAAAGAAACAGGGCATCAATCCCTTGCCAAAGCCCCCTCCTGGGGTGGGATTGCTGCCCACCCCCCCTCGGCCACCGGGACCACCAGCCCCAACGTCTCCCAATGGCCGGCCGATGCCTGGAGGCCCCCCTGCTCCACCCCCGCcgccccccctgccgccccccggGCCGCCCCAGATGCCGCCTCCATTGCACGAGCCCCTTTCAcctcagcagctgcagcagcagcaggacatgTACAAGAAGATTCCCTCGCTCTTTGAGATTGTGGTGAGACCCACGGGGCAGCTGGCGGAGAAGCTGGGCGTGAG GCACCCAGGCATGTCTCCGCCTCGGTTCCCTGGGCCTGGGCATCCCGACCTGCCGCCGGACCTGCCCCCAGACATGATCCCTGACATGCTTCCTGACATGTGCCCTGACATGCCCATGGGGCCGGGGATGAACTCAGGCCCTCCCATGGGCCCCGGGCTCCCAATGATGCCCTTCGGCCCCGAGGAGATGCCTCCCGGGCCCCCCGCACAAGACTTCTATGACAATTTCTACCCGCATCCGGAAGGTTTGGAGATGGACCCCAGCCTGATGGGGGGCCCAG AGGGGGGCTACGGGAGCTACGAGGAGATGCACGAGCTGCCCGGGGAGAACGTCTTCCCTGACCCCTCCCTAGAGCCGGATCCCTTCTGCGACGGAGGGGTCTCCAGGCTGCAGAACCCGCCCAGCAACGTCCCTGACTTCCTGCCCTCCACTCAGAGAGCCCTGTACCTGCGCATCCAGcacaagcagcaggaggaggaagagagggccCGTCGGCAGGCGGCGGAGGGATGCAAGCAGGAACGGGAGCATGAGGAAG gcGATACCGGCAACTGGTATTCCAGTGATGAGGATGACGGCAGCAGCAGTGTCAGCTCCATCCTGAAGACGCTACGGCAGCAAAGCTCCAGCAGGACCCACGAGGACCCGGCCAACAACGCCAGCCCTGCCTTGGGCAGGACTGACCCTCGCCTGCAGAAAAACCAGCCATCAGGGAGCGGCCGGCCGGCCGACCCTCGTCTCCTGCGTGATCCCAGACTGTCTCGAAACGCGGAGCCTTCTGCTCTGCCTGGCGCTGGAGATGTGGGGCCCACTGACCCGCGACTGGCGCGGCACGCTCTCCCCTCGGCACCTAAGCCGGACCCTCTGCGTTCCAGCCCCACCGCCGGTCAGAAGGCTGCTGCTgttcctgaggaggaggagggggagcagcGGGCCCTCAGGGACAAGCCGGTCACCATTCCTCTGGACGCGCTGCCCAGCCACACCCTCCGGGACCCCCGCAGCCAGCTGCAGCAGTTCAGCCACATCAAgaaggacctcctcctcctcaagccCAGTTTTGCCCGCCTGGTGCTCTGGAGCCCCGAGGACTTGATCCCCCTGCCCGTCCCCAAGCAGGAGTTTGTCCCTGTCCCACCTGCCCTCCAGCCTCTGCCTGCTCTCGACCCGCGCCTGAACCGGCCCCAAAACACCAGCCTCGCAGACCCTAGGCAGCGGGTGGCAGCCCCCGCAGAGCCCGCTGCCAGCCCTGGTTCCAGCCTGCCAGACTTTGAGCTGCTGTCCAGGATATTGAAGACGGTCAACGCAGCCGGCGGCAGCCCTGGCCCAAGCGACAAGCCCAGCGATCCCCGGACGCGGAAGGCCCCTGCAGACCCCAGGCTGCTGAAGACCTCCGAGCCTGCGCCCTCGGGGGGGCCCTCAAAGCCCACTGACGCCGCCGGCACCCCGTTGCCAGCTGGGCCCGTTGCTGGCTCCGAGGCCGCGGCCCCCAGCATTGCTCCGTATGACCCCCGGCTGCTGACCGCAGGGGGGCTGAGCAGAGGCCCCGGCCAGAGCAGCGTTCTGAGCGGGATCAGCCTCTATGACCCACGGACCCCCAGCTCAGGTGGCAAGGCTGCAGAGTGCGCTGGCGAGGGGAGCCCAGCTGCCAAGGCCTCCGACGGAAGCAAAAGCGGAGGCCGGGGGAAGGAGCCGCTGTTTGTGCGCCGTTCGGCGCTGGACCAGCTGGAGATGGAGAAGCCCAGCGCAGAACCTGCCACCGACCGGTACAACAGCTACAATCGGCCTCGGCCCAAGGTGgcagctgctgccgccactgccaccgccacACTTGCTACAGAGACTGCCACGCAGCCTGGCGTTCACAACCTCCCGGTGCCCCCGGTCTATGGCATGGTGAAGCAGGCAGCTAAGTCTGGGGCAGGAAGCCCATTTGCTGGGAATAGCCCTGCCCAGGAGGGAGACCTACAGGACGCTGGCTCCTTAAAGGATGTTTTTAAAGGCTTTGACCCAACTGCCTCCCCGTTCTGCCAGTAG